One region of Spiroplasma culicicola AES-1 genomic DNA includes:
- the rsmD gene encoding 16S rRNA (guanine(966)-N(2))-methyltransferase RsmD — MKVISGKYRGRHLKTLEGQNTRPTTARVKEDMFNILNNYFIFENKTSLDLFGGSGALSIEGLSRGIKFAYINDHYKPALEIIKENLYNIDSNEYQLLNLDYGQVLKYLKSNNIYIDLIYLDPPFAQVQYYYDFFNYINDSKILNNYGIVITESESPLDLTQLDFLELLKYKEYKNKHLYVLRNEKEGDQDE; from the coding sequence ATGAAAGTAATTAGTGGTAAGTATCGTGGAAGACATTTAAAAACTCTTGAAGGTCAAAACACAAGACCAACAACTGCAAGAGTTAAAGAAGACATGTTTAATATTTTAAATAATTATTTTATTTTTGAAAATAAAACTAGTTTAGATTTATTTGGTGGAAGTGGTGCTTTATCAATTGAAGGTTTATCAAGAGGAATTAAATTTGCCTACATTAACGATCATTATAAACCAGCGTTAGAAATTATTAAAGAAAATTTATACAATATTGATAGCAATGAATATCAATTATTAAATTTAGATTATGGACAAGTTTTAAAATATTTAAAATCAAATAATATTTATATTGACTTAATTTATTTAGATCCCCCATTTGCACAGGTACAATACTATTATGATTTTTTCAACTATATTAATGATTCCAAAATTTTAAATAATTATGGTATAGTAATAACAGAATCAGAGAGTCCTTTGGATTTAACCCAATTGGATTTTCTTGAATTATTAAAATATAAAGAATATAAAAATAAACATCTTTATGTTTTACGAAATGAAAAAGAGGGCGATCAAGATGAATAA
- the def gene encoding peptide deformylase, with protein MKLDITKDLLQTEIPTNKWLWKDSQPEVIRNQSVDVALPLNEEHTLVMQKLIDFVRYSQDGELNQKTNSDYLRPAVGLAAPQIGSNTNMFFVRFEWDEENGDVEEFAMINPKIIAQSEQITYLNGGEGCLSVDVDQHGIVPRSYKIQVTGYEWLTEQEVTLTLRGYQAIVFQHEIEHNHGKLYYDRINQKDPQLTEENWIMI; from the coding sequence ATGAAATTAGATATTACAAAAGACTTATTACAAACTGAAATTCCAACTAACAAGTGATTATGAAAAGATAGTCAACCAGAAGTGATTCGCAATCAAAGTGTTGATGTAGCTTTACCACTAAATGAAGAACATACTCTTGTAATGCAAAAATTAATTGATTTTGTACGTTATTCACAAGATGGTGAACTAAATCAAAAAACTAATTCAGATTATTTACGCCCTGCTGTTGGACTTGCAGCTCCCCAAATCGGAAGCAATACAAATATGTTCTTTGTTCGTTTTGAATGAGATGAAGAAAATGGAGATGTTGAAGAGTTTGCAATGATTAATCCAAAAATAATTGCACAAAGTGAACAAATCACCTATTTGAATGGTGGTGAAGGTTGTTTGAGTGTTGATGTTGATCAACATGGAATTGTACCAAGAAGTTATAAAATCCAAGTAACAGGTTATGAATGACTAACTGAACAAGAAGTGACATTAACTTTACGTGGTTATCAAGCAATTGTTTTTCAACATGAAATTGAACACAATCATGGAAAACTATATTATGATCGAATTAATCAAAAAGATCCCCAGCTTACAGAAGAAAATTGAATCATGATTTAA
- a CDS encoding ribonuclease J, translated as MPSNSDPIKKKLESAPHPTKVFALGGLEEVGKNTYCIEYDDEIIMIDAGVKFPDATQLGVSAVVPDFSYLVENNSKLKGLFITHGHEDHIGGIPYLLQQVDVPVIYAPELAAALIRDRLKEYKLQNKTVVKEYVENDVYGTKNFTVQFAAVNHSIPDAFGIHVSTPNGAIFSTGDYKFDWTPLGHSANISRLSQWGNEGIELLMADSTNAEVEGYTLGERKVIQNIDTHFLKAKGRIIIASFASNVHRIQHIIELANKYGRRILVIGRSLERIIKIIRQMGHLNINDKMFIKANDIENYPKNQIMILCTGSQGEPMAALSRIARIEHPTIKLIPGDTVIMSSSPIPGNRADVENVVNKLTKIGAIVIENNTEQKIHTSGHASQEEQKLLFTLLKPRCFMPMHGEYRMLKVHGDTATKVNVKPHNVFVVANGDQILLHNGQSEVGKRIPAEAVFIDGKDMTGKASNVIRERNILSRDGLMAVIISIDSQANKLSAPPRIVSRGSFYVRDSGNVIAESINIVTQAVLGVLNSSKPTFGAIKAAVKENLSPFIFRYKRRNPLIIPVILNKKIEGK; from the coding sequence ATGCCTAGCAATTCTGATCCAATAAAGAAAAAGTTAGAATCTGCACCTCATCCAACTAAAGTATTTGCTTTAGGAGGTCTTGAAGAGGTCGGAAAAAATACTTATTGTATTGAATACGATGATGAAATTATTATGATTGATGCTGGGGTCAAATTCCCTGATGCAACTCAACTTGGAGTTAGCGCTGTAGTGCCTGATTTTAGTTATTTAGTTGAAAATAATTCAAAACTAAAAGGACTATTTATCACTCACGGTCATGAAGATCATATTGGTGGAATCCCCTATTTATTACAACAAGTTGATGTACCTGTAATCTATGCCCCAGAATTAGCTGCTGCATTGATTCGTGATAGATTAAAAGAATATAAATTACAAAATAAAACAGTTGTAAAAGAATATGTTGAAAATGATGTTTATGGAACAAAAAATTTCACAGTTCAATTTGCAGCAGTTAACCACTCAATTCCTGATGCATTTGGAATTCATGTTTCAACTCCAAATGGAGCAATCTTCTCAACAGGAGATTATAAATTTGACTGAACTCCACTTGGACATAGCGCCAATATTTCAAGATTAAGTCAATGAGGAAATGAAGGAATTGAATTATTAATGGCAGATTCAACAAATGCTGAAGTTGAAGGTTATACTTTAGGAGAAAGAAAAGTTATTCAAAATATTGATACACATTTCTTAAAAGCAAAAGGAAGAATTATTATTGCTTCATTTGCTTCTAATGTTCACCGTATTCAACATATTATTGAATTGGCAAACAAATATGGTAGAAGAATTCTTGTTATTGGAAGAAGTTTAGAAAGAATTATTAAAATAATTCGTCAAATGGGTCATTTAAATATTAATGACAAAATGTTCATTAAAGCAAATGACATTGAAAACTATCCAAAAAATCAAATTATGATTTTATGTACAGGAAGTCAAGGTGAACCAATGGCTGCTCTTTCAAGAATTGCACGAATTGAACACCCAACAATTAAATTAATTCCAGGAGATACAGTTATTATGTCTTCTTCTCCAATTCCAGGAAACAGAGCTGATGTTGAAAATGTTGTCAACAAGCTAACAAAAATTGGAGCAATTGTAATTGAAAATAATACAGAACAAAAAATTCATACTTCTGGACATGCAAGTCAAGAAGAACAAAAATTATTATTTACATTATTAAAACCAAGATGTTTTATGCCAATGCATGGTGAGTATCGTATGTTAAAAGTTCACGGAGATACAGCAACAAAAGTAAATGTTAAACCACATAATGTCTTTGTTGTTGCAAACGGTGATCAAATCTTATTACATAATGGTCAATCAGAAGTTGGTAAAAGAATACCTGCTGAAGCTGTCTTTATTGATGGAAAAGACATGACAGGAAAAGCAAGTAACGTTATTCGTGAAAGAAACATTCTAAGTCGTGATGGGCTAATGGCTGTAATCATCTCAATTGATTCACAAGCTAATAAATTGTCTGCACCTCCAAGAATTGTTTCAAGAGGAAGTTTCTATGTAAGAGACAGTGGAAACGTTATTGCTGAATCAATTAATATCGTAACACAAGCTGTTTTGGGAGTTTTAAATTCATCAAAACCAACTTTTGGAGCAATCAAAGCAGCAGTTAAGGAAAATCTTTCTCCTTTTATCTTTAGATATAAGAGAAGAAATCCTTTAATTATTCCAGTTATCTTAAATAAAAAAATTGAAGGGAAATAG
- a CDS encoding APC family permease — protein sequence MKTKSEQLSLFNIIWIGFCFIAGITFTASFAAILGNDGVGLHIYWIFAVIGVIAFMCAWSFGKLVQVHPEANGGGSQYTRVAFGKFWGLVMGLLNYAVIPVIGMALLVSMIRANFDGGEFNLVGYKDGEWGQWGSWGSLYLDLISYALYIFAITIIFLGLKKYKIFSTIIGYSTWGLTIILMIFGLVGGSMNLIDGNNGFEHQQGAQLGFDNFASTFTTCFFAFCGIETFITTGKNIKDRNKNMPIAIIVILILTTLFYIIFTAIIMMAVTVDFEGNPNMQIFDAFNNDFLKTFGPILVVVCTILMRFNSSLQITLFGGATLEPLASQKMLPGALNRENKDNIPVAGVLATGSLFTFTFILFILIPDLIQGFRGEPTPFNYGTLASCASIILISIYLLIIAVVMVQGMRKNIKVRVWEYIAWTLTTIFLIFILALWAKGVVEGFISKELTSIIAGAFQLFYLVLIACAAIGIYFGYHKKQMVKIQENKEELNKLQEYEKVFTIIK from the coding sequence ATGAAAACAAAAAGTGAACAACTAAGTTTATTTAATATCATTTGAATTGGATTTTGTTTTATTGCAGGAATTACATTTACTGCTAGTTTTGCAGCCATTCTTGGAAATGATGGTGTAGGACTACATATATACTGAATATTTGCTGTAATTGGTGTTATTGCTTTTATGTGTGCTTGATCTTTTGGAAAATTAGTTCAAGTTCACCCTGAAGCTAATGGTGGAGGAAGCCAATATACAAGAGTTGCCTTTGGTAAATTCTGAGGTCTTGTAATGGGATTATTAAATTATGCAGTAATTCCAGTTATTGGTATGGCCTTATTAGTTTCAATGATAAGAGCAAACTTTGATGGTGGAGAATTTAACCTTGTAGGTTATAAAGATGGTGAATGAGGTCAATGAGGATCATGAGGTAGCTTATACTTAGATTTAATTTCATATGCTTTATACATATTTGCTATCACAATCATTTTTTTAGGATTAAAAAAATATAAAATATTTTCAACAATTATTGGATATTCAACTTGAGGTTTAACTATCATTTTAATGATTTTTGGATTAGTTGGAGGTTCAATGAACCTTATTGATGGAAACAATGGTTTCGAACACCAACAAGGTGCACAATTAGGTTTTGACAACTTTGCATCAACATTTACAACTTGTTTCTTTGCATTCTGTGGAATTGAAACTTTTATTACTACAGGAAAAAATATAAAAGATAGAAACAAAAATATGCCCATTGCAATTATTGTAATCTTAATCTTAACAACATTGTTCTACATTATCTTTACTGCAATTATAATGATGGCAGTAACAGTCGATTTTGAAGGAAATCCAAATATGCAAATATTTGATGCCTTTAATAATGATTTCTTAAAAACATTTGGACCAATTTTAGTAGTTGTATGTACAATTTTAATGAGATTTAACTCTTCACTACAAATTACATTATTTGGTGGAGCAACACTTGAACCACTTGCAAGTCAAAAAATGTTGCCAGGTGCTTTAAATAGAGAAAATAAAGATAATATTCCTGTAGCTGGAGTTTTAGCAACTGGATCATTATTTACATTTACATTTATTTTATTTATCTTAATCCCTGATTTAATTCAAGGATTTAGAGGTGAACCAACACCATTTAACTATGGTACACTTGCAAGTTGTGCTTCAATTATCTTGATTTCAATCTACTTATTAATAATTGCAGTAGTTATGGTACAAGGAATGCGTAAAAACATTAAAGTTCGTGTTTGAGAATACATTGCTTGAACATTAACAACTATCTTCTTAATCTTCATTTTAGCTTTATGAGCAAAAGGTGTTGTTGAAGGATTTATAAGTAAAGAACTTACAAGTATTATTGCTGGAGCTTTCCAATTATTTTACTTAGTATTAATTGCTTGTGCTGCAATTGGAATCTACTTTGGATACCATAAAAAACAAATGGTAAAAATTCAAGAAAATAAAGAAGAATTAAATAAATTACAAGAATACGAAAAAGTATTTACAATTATTAAATAG
- a CDS encoding serine hydroxymethyltransferase: MNKNIDNRILDSLKNELNRQKNHIELIASENYVSPAILQLNGSVLTNKYAEGYPGKRYYGGCQFIDEIESYGIELAKKLFNADHANLQPHSGSQANEAAYKTLLNPGDKVLSMSLDAGGHLTHGYNINFSGQLYDFVFYKVNRETEEIDYNEVEKLALEHRPKLILAGASSYTKIIDFKRFKEIADKIDAYFMVDMAHIAGLVAGGVHPNPFPYADIVTSTTHKTLRGSRGGIVLCKEQFSKKLDSAVFPGIQGGPLENQIAGKVQALSEASSEEFKQYAQQVIKNAKALADTLMENNIRLIANGTQNHTVIVEVKNSLGVTGKQAESILESIGIVVNKNMIPFDSEKPVNTSGIRLGSAAMTTRGFKEKEFKAVAQIIAKALKDHNDQNLDQLAQEVKQLCDNFPIYTDIKY, encoded by the coding sequence ATGAATAAAAATATTGATAATAGAATACTTGATTCATTAAAAAATGAATTGAATAGACAAAAAAACCACATTGAATTAATTGCCTCTGAAAATTATGTTTCTCCAGCAATTTTACAATTAAATGGTTCTGTTTTAACAAATAAATATGCTGAGGGTTATCCTGGAAAACGCTACTATGGGGGTTGTCAATTTATTGATGAAATTGAAAGTTATGGAATTGAACTGGCCAAGAAATTATTTAATGCAGACCATGCAAACTTACAACCTCATTCAGGTAGTCAAGCAAATGAAGCAGCCTATAAAACTCTTCTAAATCCAGGGGATAAAGTTTTATCAATGAGTTTAGATGCTGGAGGCCATTTAACACATGGATATAATATTAATTTTTCAGGTCAACTATATGATTTTGTATTTTACAAAGTCAATCGTGAAACTGAAGAAATTGACTATAATGAAGTTGAAAAATTAGCTTTAGAACATCGACCAAAATTAATATTGGCTGGAGCAAGTAGTTATACAAAAATTATTGATTTTAAACGTTTTAAAGAAATTGCCGATAAAATTGATGCTTACTTTATGGTTGATATGGCCCATATTGCTGGTTTGGTTGCTGGAGGAGTTCATCCTAACCCCTTCCCCTATGCAGATATTGTAACTTCAACAACTCATAAAACTCTTAGAGGTTCACGTGGAGGAATTGTTTTATGTAAAGAACAATTTAGCAAAAAATTAGATAGTGCAGTTTTTCCTGGAATTCAAGGTGGTCCTTTAGAAAACCAAATAGCAGGTAAAGTACAAGCTTTAAGTGAAGCATCAAGTGAAGAATTTAAACAATATGCTCAACAAGTTATTAAAAATGCAAAAGCACTTGCAGATACTTTAATGGAAAATAACATTCGTTTAATTGCAAATGGAACGCAAAACCACACAGTTATTGTTGAAGTGAAAAACTCATTGGGAGTTACTGGAAAACAAGCTGAATCTATTTTAGAATCAATTGGAATTGTTGTAAATAAAAACATGATTCCCTTTGATAGTGAAAAACCAGTCAACACTTCTGGAATTAGACTTGGAAGTGCAGCAATGACAACTAGAGGTTTTAAAGAAAAAGAATTTAAAGCTGTTGCACAAATCATTGCAAAAGCTCTAAAAGATCACAATGACCAAAATTTAGATCAATTAGCTCAAGAAGTTAAACAATTATGTGATAACTTTCCAATTTATACTGATATTAAATACTAA
- a CDS encoding VOC family protein has product MINHIEIYILDYKKELNFWQKLAPILQLPIIDTWITGFRVGNLLTGYIAFNETKINTINFKRTNVGINHLAFKVNSSKEEIYQKLKNQNFKILYLDKNYPNVYVENEWGLKIEIITVDK; this is encoded by the coding sequence ATGATAAATCACATTGAAATCTATATATTAGATTATAAAAAAGAACTAAATTTTTGACAAAAGTTGGCCCCAATTTTGCAATTGCCAATAATTGATACTTGAATTACAGGTTTTAGAGTTGGTAATCTTTTAACTGGATATATTGCCTTTAATGAAACTAAAATTAACACAATTAATTTTAAGAGAACTAATGTTGGTATTAATCATTTAGCCTTTAAAGTTAATAGTTCAAAAGAAGAAATTTATCAAAAATTAAAGAATCAAAATTTTAAAATTCTATATTTAGATAAAAACTATCCAAATGTTTATGTTGAAAATGAATGAGGTTTAAAAATTGAAATAATTACTGTTGATAAATAA
- a CDS encoding phosphoglycerate kinase has protein sequence MKKTLKDVQVADKTVLVRVDFNVPIKDGVISDDNRIKAAMPTINYLLENGAKIVLFSHLSRIKEEADKAKKSLAPVAKRLEEIAGKPVTFVAQTRGEELENAIKSLEAGQILLFENTRFEDVQNGEVVKFESKNNADLGKYWASLGDVFVNDAFGTAHRAHASNVGIASNISESCVGFLVQKELEMLSKGIDSPEHPFVAIIGGAKVSDKIGVIDNLLTKADKIIIGGGMAYTFFKAQGHNIGKSLCEEDKVALAKEYLEKSNGKIILPIDSANCAEFKDVEGTISGVDLPDDVMGLDIGPKSIELFQETLKGAKTVAWNGPMGVFEFENFKKGTVGVCEAIANLSDAFTLIGGGDSAAAAIQLGYADKFTHISTGGGASLEYMEGKVLPGVEAIQNA, from the coding sequence ATGAAAAAAACATTAAAAGACGTTCAAGTTGCTGACAAAACAGTTTTAGTTAGAGTTGATTTTAACGTACCAATTAAAGATGGAGTTATTAGTGATGACAACCGTATTAAAGCTGCTATGCCAACAATTAATTATTTATTAGAAAATGGTGCAAAAATTGTATTATTTTCACACTTAAGCAGAATTAAAGAAGAAGCAGATAAAGCAAAAAAATCTTTAGCACCAGTTGCAAAAAGATTAGAAGAAATTGCTGGTAAACCAGTTACTTTTGTTGCTCAAACAAGAGGAGAAGAGTTAGAAAATGCAATTAAATCTTTAGAAGCAGGTCAAATTTTATTATTTGAAAACACTAGATTTGAAGATGTTCAAAATGGTGAAGTTGTTAAATTTGAATCAAAAAATAATGCTGACTTAGGAAAATACTGAGCAAGCTTAGGAGATGTATTTGTAAATGACGCATTTGGAACTGCACACCGTGCTCATGCTTCAAACGTTGGAATTGCATCAAACATTTCAGAAAGTTGTGTTGGTTTCTTAGTTCAAAAAGAATTAGAAATGTTATCAAAAGGGATTGATTCACCAGAACATCCATTTGTAGCAATTATTGGAGGAGCAAAAGTTTCTGACAAAATTGGAGTTATTGATAACTTATTAACAAAAGCTGACAAAATTATTATTGGAGGAGGTATGGCATATACTTTCTTCAAAGCACAAGGACACAATATTGGAAAATCATTATGTGAAGAAGATAAAGTGGCTCTTGCAAAAGAATACTTAGAAAAATCAAATGGAAAAATCATTTTACCAATTGATTCTGCTAACTGTGCTGAATTTAAAGATGTTGAAGGAACAATTTCAGGTGTTGATTTACCAGATGATGTTATGGGATTAGATATTGGACCAAAATCAATTGAATTATTCCAAGAAACATTAAAAGGAGCAAAAACAGTTGCTTGAAATGGACCAATGGGAGTTTTTGAATTTGAAAACTTCAAAAAAGGAACAGTTGGTGTTTGTGAAGCAATCGCTAACTTGAGTGATGCCTTTACTTTAATTGGTGGAGGAGATAGTGCTGCTGCAGCAATTCAATTAGGATATGCAGATAAATTTACTCACATTTCAACAGGTGGGGGAGCTTCATTAGAATACATGGAAGGAAAAGTTCTTCCTGGTGTTGAAGCAATCCAAAACGCTTAA
- a CDS encoding type II toxin-antitoxin system antitoxin SocA domain-containing protein has translation MFFYSIEEYIDFVINKMAKVNLKVKKKVTQIQIQKIIYIIYAYFLIYKKPITKIDFETWKWGPVIYDLWKQQTIFKANNIPLLFQENIDLKYDTYKESIIVEKIVSFMMSLDSWNIVDICHKQTPWRYLYKPNKNILITDQDILKFYANNPNGFFEYLDFVINK, from the coding sequence ATGTTTTTTTATTCAATCGAAGAGTACATTGATTTTGTAATTAACAAAATGGCAAAAGTTAATTTAAAAGTCAAAAAGAAAGTTACTCAAATCCAAATTCAAAAAATAATTTATATTATATATGCGTATTTTTTGATTTATAAAAAGCCGATCACAAAAATTGATTTTGAAACTTGAAAGTGAGGACCTGTTATTTATGATCTTTGAAAACAACAAACAATTTTCAAAGCTAATAATATTCCACTATTATTTCAAGAAAATATTGATTTAAAATATGATACATACAAAGAATCAATTATTGTTGAAAAGATTGTAAGTTTTATGATGAGTTTAGATTCATGAAATATTGTAGATATTTGTCATAAACAGACTCCATGAAGATATTTATATAAACCTAATAAAAATATTTTGATTACTGATCAAGATATACTAAAATTTTATGCAAATAATCCAAATGGTTTTTTTGAATATCTAGATTTTGTAATAAATAAGTAA
- the gap gene encoding type I glyceraldehyde-3-phosphate dehydrogenase, producing MKKIAINGFGRIGRLAFRQLFLSKDVEIVAINDLTNANTLAYLLEFDSAHGRFMGGKIKAKDGAIVVDGKEIKILAERDANNLPWGEMGIDLVVECTGFYADKDKAQAHINAGAKKTIISAPATGDLKTIVFGVNHKTLSADDVIVSAASCTTNCLAPVAKILDENFGIVKGLMNTIHAVTNDQTLLDLPHVDVRRGRAAAWNIVPSKTGAAAAVGKVLPSLNGKLDGLALRVPTITGSIVDLTVELSKNVTVEEINGAIEKAVKADADLGKALEYNTQQIVSQDVISSTYGSIFDATLTRVMEVEGKQMVKVFSWYDNENSFTSQFIRTINYMLGL from the coding sequence ATGAAAAAAATCGCAATTAACGGATTTGGTAGAATTGGTCGTCTTGCTTTTAGACAATTATTCTTATCAAAAGATGTAGAAATCGTTGCAATTAACGATTTAACAAATGCTAATACATTAGCATACTTATTAGAATTTGATTCAGCACATGGAAGATTCATGGGAGGAAAAATCAAAGCTAAAGATGGAGCTATCGTTGTTGATGGTAAAGAAATTAAAATTTTAGCAGAAAGAGATGCAAACAATTTACCTTGAGGTGAAATGGGAATTGATCTTGTTGTTGAATGTACAGGTTTCTATGCTGACAAAGATAAAGCGCAAGCTCATATTAATGCAGGAGCTAAAAAAACAATTATTTCAGCTCCAGCAACAGGTGACTTAAAAACAATCGTATTTGGAGTTAACCACAAAACATTATCAGCAGATGACGTAATTGTTTCTGCAGCATCATGTACTACAAACTGTTTAGCACCAGTTGCTAAAATTTTAGACGAAAACTTTGGAATTGTTAAAGGATTAATGAATACAATTCATGCTGTAACAAACGACCAAACTTTATTAGACTTACCACATGTTGACGTACGTCGTGGACGTGCAGCTGCATGAAACATCGTGCCTTCAAAAACTGGTGCAGCAGCAGCAGTTGGAAAAGTGTTACCAAGTTTAAACGGTAAATTAGATGGTTTAGCATTACGTGTTCCAACAATTACTGGATCAATCGTAGACTTAACAGTTGAATTATCAAAAAATGTAACAGTTGAAGAAATCAATGGAGCAATTGAAAAAGCTGTTAAAGCTGATGCTGACTTAGGAAAAGCATTAGAATATAACACACAACAAATTGTTTCACAAGATGTAATTTCATCAACATATGGGTCAATTTTTGATGCAACATTAACAAGAGTTATGGAAGTTGAAGGAAAACAAATGGTTAAAGTGTTCTCATGATATGATAACGAAAACTCATTTACTTCACAATTTATCCGTACAATTAACTACATGTTAGGTTTATAA
- a CDS encoding DnaA ATPase domain-containing protein, which yields MQKTLNEIKNNQIIKPFIQKYNISDEILEKNNLLLTRVIEQIIICKENEPMSECHQIIKGVQQKLSFVNNEFYIKSENCNHWKFEHQDYKIQKNIVFAQYDVKEYTNTIDDYKKENPKLSVGFPEFLNHVKKMQLDPSKWKGIYLYGAPGIGKTYLMKTVANTFAKNDKKVVVVTVNKLIQTVKETFNKTFENDYNKFLDLCTNIDVLILDDIGAEIVSDWSRDELLFGVLNTRLENKKITFFTSNFSIAELEEYYLNKKLTKQAERNFDKNKTIRFTERIKGLAIALKLEGDNKRY from the coding sequence ATGCAAAAAACCTTAAATGAGATAAAAAACAATCAAATTATTAAACCTTTTATTCAAAAATACAATATTAGTGATGAAATTTTAGAAAAAAATAATTTACTATTAACTCGAGTTATTGAGCAAATTATAATTTGCAAAGAAAATGAACCAATGAGTGAGTGTCATCAAATTATTAAAGGCGTACAACAAAAACTTTCATTTGTTAATAATGAGTTTTATATTAAGAGTGAAAATTGTAATCATTGAAAATTTGAACATCAAGATTATAAAATTCAAAAAAATATTGTTTTTGCACAGTATGATGTTAAGGAATATACAAATACAATTGATGATTATAAAAAAGAAAATCCAAAGTTAAGTGTGGGATTTCCTGAATTTTTAAACCATGTTAAAAAAATGCAATTAGATCCTTCAAAATGAAAAGGTATTTATTTATATGGAGCTCCTGGAATTGGAAAAACATATTTAATGAAGACAGTTGCAAATACTTTTGCTAAAAATGATAAAAAAGTTGTTGTTGTTACAGTTAATAAATTAATTCAAACTGTAAAAGAAACATTTAATAAAACATTTGAAAATGATTATAATAAATTTTTAGATTTATGTACAAATATTGATGTATTAATCTTAGATGATATTGGTGCAGAAATTGTAAGTGATTGAAGTCGAGATGAATTATTATTTGGAGTATTAAACACAAGATTAGAAAATAAAAAAATAACATTTTTTACTTCAAATTTCTCAATTGCTGAATTAGAAGAGTATTATTTAAATAAGAAATTAACAAAACAAGCTGAACGTAATTTTGATAAAAATAAGACAATACGTTTTACTGAAAGAATAAAAGGCTTAGCAATTGCACTTAAATTAGAAGGCGACAACAAAAGATATTAA